In a single window of the Oculatellaceae cyanobacterium genome:
- a CDS encoding pentapeptide repeat-containing protein, giving the protein MLNLSASTNKFSDITYIFQSISIRASVITAILLIFSSIEMCAIAQTTLPPFLVAEAPDSGNNHNHEKVDDQIYLQPLPSLPSTLQTPPVKTANNNELNRLLSTGECEGCNLVGVDLTGAHLVGVDLRNANLQGAILVNANLEGADLAGANLQGANFTAAFVSGTNFSNANLTQVNFSQAKLIDSEVAGAVLQDINLTDAQVFNTAISIGGEDSE; this is encoded by the coding sequence ATGCTAAATTTAAGTGCTTCTACCAACAAATTTTCAGATATTACCTATATTTTTCAATCAATTTCTATCCGTGCATCTGTAATTACAGCTATACTGCTGATATTTAGTAGCATTGAGATGTGTGCGATCGCACAAACAACACTTCCACCATTTTTAGTAGCAGAAGCCCCCGATAGTGGAAACAATCACAACCATGAGAAGGTAGACGATCAAATCTATCTTCAACCACTACCCAGCCTTCCCTCTACTCTTCAAACACCTCCAGTTAAAACTGCAAACAATAACGAACTTAATCGCTTGTTATCTACAGGGGAATGTGAAGGGTGTAATTTAGTAGGAGTCGATTTAACCGGAGCGCACTTAGTAGGTGTTGATTTGAGGAATGCTAATTTGCAGGGAGCTATTTTAGTAAATGCGAATTTAGAAGGTGCTGATTTAGCGGGTGCAAATTTACAAGGCGCTAATTTTACAGCCGCTTTTGTTAGTGGGACTAACTTTAGCAATGCCAATTTAACACAAGTTAATTTTAGTCAAGCTAAATTAATTGATTCTGAAGTTGCTGGTGCGGTTTTACAAGATATAAATTTAACTGATGCTCAAGTGTTTAATACAGCTATCAGCATTGGTGGAGAAGATTCGGAGTAA
- a CDS encoding VOC family protein, whose product MQIKEYLHTAILVSNLERAEHFYGNILGLSQVDRSLNFPGTWYQVGDFQIHLIVDTNIKPQLHNFEKLGRNRHIAFSVSNLDEAKSQLLTHSCEVQMSASGRAALFTIDPDGNVIELNLG is encoded by the coding sequence ATGCAAATTAAAGAGTATCTCCATACAGCTATTCTTGTTTCTAACTTAGAACGTGCCGAGCATTTTTACGGTAATATCTTAGGATTATCCCAGGTAGATCGCTCTTTAAACTTTCCTGGTACTTGGTATCAAGTTGGAGATTTTCAAATTCATTTGATTGTAGATACAAATATTAAGCCACAGCTACATAACTTTGAAAAGTTAGGACGCAACCGCCATATTGCTTTCTCAGTTAGTAATTTAGATGAAGCAAAATCACAGTTACTTACTCATAGTTGCGAAGTTCAAATGAGTGCATCTGGTCGTGCTGCTTTATTTACAATTGATCCAGATGGTAATGTCATTGAGTTAAATTTGGGATAA
- a CDS encoding type I restriction endonuclease, translated as MVQTIPARNLTLGDLIDKFNLQRATDEQFFTEWLTDLPELSEVEKQSLDRVKNNYLYLIERYSMSESIVKMVVLSPLLDLAGFYQPPYRVEGEPSVEIFVEDEGEIVRGQIDVLVLHHQLWILVVESKRNTASIEVGIPQALAYMLGNPNHEKPTFGLVTNGSYFRFLKLTKQGVPQYARSDDFSLFRRDNELYSVVSILKRLGNLVLQ; from the coding sequence ATGGTACAAACAATTCCAGCTAGGAACCTGACGCTAGGAGATTTAATAGATAAGTTTAATCTCCAACGTGCTACTGATGAGCAATTCTTTACAGAATGGTTGACTGATTTACCTGAATTGAGTGAGGTAGAAAAGCAAAGTTTAGATAGAGTTAAAAATAACTATCTTTATTTAATTGAACGCTATTCGATGAGCGAAAGCATTGTCAAAATGGTAGTGCTATCGCCGTTACTAGACTTAGCAGGTTTTTATCAACCGCCCTATCGCGTTGAGGGAGAACCCTCGGTAGAAATATTTGTTGAGGATGAAGGCGAAATTGTTAGGGGACAGATTGATGTTTTAGTTTTGCACCACCAATTGTGGATACTGGTAGTTGAGTCTAAGCGCAATACTGCGTCGATAGAAGTTGGAATACCCCAAGCTTTAGCTTATATGCTAGGTAATCCTAATCATGAAAAACCTACTTTTGGTTTAGTTACTAATGGTAGTTACTTTAGATTTTTGAAGCTAACTAAACAAGGTGTACCACAATACGCTAGATCTGATGATTTTTCCCTTTTTCGGCGGGATAATGAATTGTATAGTGTTGTGAGTATTCTCAAGCGTTTGGGTAATTTAGTACTGCAATGA
- a CDS encoding recombinase family protein — protein MRIIAYIYSDPLLESAPDSNIWGWEIDRVYQDLGGRQQLKQLFKDCIAEPADYLLIRRLEELGDSVAEVCDRISEIESLKIQLVATECEIPQQLQLLQLLQQIQYNQRRDRIRQGHARNRLKAAPPPGKVPYGYKRGKERYILDRSAAPVVKDFFEQFLLYGSLRGAVRYLEKKYGKKISVSTGQRWLTNPVYRGDTAYQNGDVISDTHVSIISREEAAQIDRLLRRNRSLPPRTASATRSLAGLVVCGDCNSPTIVTRVTMARKKQEYLYLRPHKCPLTPKCRAIPYQEVLQQTIEKICEDLPKAVASINSPNIDGIKQKFNQEIANKQGILDQLLQLIANGILDVETADLRAYKLRTEIAEIKDKLAQLPPVNLPMVAQAVSIQQFWLDLSETERRFYFREFLRQVKVRRVDGQLQTQLIFIFDC, from the coding sequence ATGAGAATCATTGCATATATTTACAGTGATCCTTTATTAGAATCTGCCCCCGATTCTAATATTTGGGGGTGGGAAATTGATCGAGTTTATCAAGATTTAGGAGGTCGTCAACAATTAAAGCAGTTATTTAAAGATTGTATTGCAGAACCAGCAGATTATTTATTGATTAGGCGACTAGAAGAGTTGGGTGATTCGGTAGCGGAAGTATGCGATCGCATTTCTGAGATAGAATCTCTGAAGATTCAGCTTGTGGCGACGGAATGTGAAATTCCTCAACAACTGCAATTATTACAACTGTTACAACAAATTCAGTATAACCAACGGCGCGATCGCATTCGCCAAGGACACGCCCGCAACCGCCTTAAAGCTGCACCACCCCCAGGAAAAGTACCTTACGGTTATAAACGAGGTAAAGAGCGCTACATATTAGATCGTAGTGCAGCACCTGTAGTTAAAGATTTTTTTGAACAATTTTTACTTTATGGTTCTTTACGTGGCGCAGTGCGCTATTTAGAAAAGAAATATGGTAAGAAAATTTCTGTTTCTACTGGACAACGTTGGCTAACTAATCCAGTTTATCGGGGTGATACCGCATATCAAAATGGGGATGTCATCTCTGATACTCATGTAAGCATTATTTCTAGGGAAGAGGCGGCACAAATAGATCGACTGCTACGCCGTAACCGCAGTTTACCACCTCGTACTGCCAGCGCAACTCGTTCACTTGCAGGTTTAGTTGTCTGTGGTGATTGTAATTCGCCTACAATTGTTACTCGCGTGACGATGGCGCGAAAAAAACAGGAATATCTCTACTTACGTCCCCACAAGTGTCCACTTACACCTAAATGTCGTGCAATTCCATATCAAGAAGTATTACAGCAAACTATTGAAAAAATCTGCGAAGACTTACCTAAAGCTGTAGCGTCGATCAATTCGCCTAATATAGATGGAATTAAGCAAAAATTTAATCAAGAAATTGCTAATAAACAAGGTATTCTAGATCAGCTACTACAATTAATTGCTAATGGCATTCTGGACGTAGAGACAGCAGATTTACGTGCTTATAAGCTGCGGACAGAAATTGCTGAAATTAAAGATAAGTTAGCGCAACTTCCCCCTGTGAATTTGCCAATGGTAGCGCAAGCAGTTTCTATTCAGCAATTCTGGCTTGATTTATCTGAAACTGAACGTAGATTTTATTTTAGAGAATTTCTACGCCAAGTTAAGGTAAGGCGTGTAGATGGACAGTTGCAAACTCAGTTAATTTTTATTTTTGATTGCTAA